One genomic segment of Aythya fuligula isolate bAytFul2 chromosome 5, bAytFul2.pri, whole genome shotgun sequence includes these proteins:
- the ZNF143 gene encoding zinc finger protein 143, with amino-acid sequence MLLAQINRDSQGMTEFSGGGMEAQHVTLCLTEAVAVQDGDNLENMEGVSLQAVTLADGSTAYIQHNSKDGKLMDGQVIQLEDGSAAYVQHVPMPKSRDSLRLEDGQAVQLEDGTTAFIHHTSKDSYDQSALQAVQLEDGTTAYIHHAVQMPQSDTILAIQADGTVAGLHTGDAAIDPDTISALEQYAAKVSIDGNDSVSGTGMIGENEQDKKMQIVLQGHGTRVTAKSQQSGEKAFRCDYDGCGKLYTTAHHLKVHERSHTGDRPYQCEHPGCGKAFATGYGLKSHVRTHTGEKPYRCTEENCTKSFKTSGDLQKHIRTHTGERPFKCPFEGCGRSFTTSNIRKVHIRTHTGERPYYCTEPGCGRAFASATNYKNHVRIHTGEKPYVCTVPGCDKRFTEYSSLYKHHVVHTHSKPYNCNHCGKTYKQISTLAMHKRTAHNDTEPIEEEQEAFFEPPPGQGEDVLKGSQIAYVTGVEGEDVISAQVATVTQSGLGQQVALISQDGTQHVNISQADMQAIGNTITMVTQDGTTITVPAHDAVISSAGTHSVAMVTAEGTEGQQVAIVAQDLAAFHSASSEMGHQQHGHHLVTTETRPVTLLATSNGTQIAVQLGEQQSLEEAIRIASRIQQGETPGIDD; translated from the exons ATGTTACTAGCTCAGATAAATCGAGACTCTCAGGGAATGACTGAATTTTCTGGAGGAGGAATGGAGGCCCAGCACGTGACTCTCTGTCTGACAGAAGCTGTAGCTGTGCAAG ATGGTGACAACTTAGAGAATATGGAAGGTGTAAGTTTGCAAGCAGTTACCCTTGCTGATGGCTCCACAGCTTATATACAGCACAATTCTAAAG ATGGTAAATTGATGGATGGCCAAGTGATTCAACTAGAAGATGGTTCTGCAGCTTACGTTCAACATGTACCCATGCCTAAAAGTA GGGACAGCTTGCGTCTGGAAGATGGACAGGCAGTTCAGCTGGAAGATGGAACTACAGCATTTATTCATCACACCTccaaag ACAGTTATGACCAGAGTGCATTACAAGCAGTCCAGTTGGAGGATGGGACTACTGCCTACATTCACCATGCAGTACAGATGCCACAGTCAGATACCATTTTAGCCATTCAAGCTGATGGCACAGTGGCTGGTCTTCATACAGGAGATGCTGCCATTGACCCAGATACCATCAGTGCTTTGGAGCAATATGCAGCTAAG GTCTCTATTGATGGAAATGACAGTGTTAGCGGCACAGGAATGATAGGTGAAAATGAACAAGATAAAAAAATGCAG ATTGTCTTGCAAGGACATGGAACAAGAGTGACTGCAAAATCTCAGCAGAGTGGAGAGAAAGCATTCCGCTGTGATTATGATGGCTGTGGAAAACTGTACACGACAGCTCACCATCTTAAG GTACATGAAAGGTCACACACAGGAGACAGACCGTATCAGTGTGAACATCCTGGATGTGGTAAAGCTTTTGCAACAG GGTATGGGTTAAAAAGTCATGTCCGAACACACACTGGTGAAAAGCCGTATCGGTGCACGGAAGAAAATTGCACCAAATCGTTCAAGACTTCAGGAGACCTGCAAAAACACATCCGAACTCACACAG gtgaaagGCCCTTTAAATGTCCTTTCGAAGGATGTGGCAGGTCATTCACAACGTCTAATATTAGAAAGGTTCACATCAGGACACATACAGGAGAAAGACCTTATTACTGTACAGAGCCAGGATGTGGGAGAGCTTTTGCCAGTGCAACTAACTATAAGAATCATGTGAGAATACACACAG GGGAAAAGCCCTATGTCTGTACAGTTCCTGGTTGTGATAAACGTTTTACAGAGTATTCCAGTTTATACAAACACCATGTTGTACATACTCATTCCAAACCGTATAACTGTAACCACTGTGGGAAAACATACAAGCAGATTTCTACACTTGCTATGCACAAGCGGACAGCACATAATGACACAGAGCCAATTGAAGAAGAACAAGAGGCTTTTTTTGAGCCACCTCCAG GTCAAGGTGAAGATGTTCTCAAAGGCTCACAGATAGCCTATGTGACAGGTGTGGAGGGAGAAGATGTAATTTCTGCACAGGTTGCTACAGTTACTCAGTCAGGATTAGGTCAACAAGTAGCACTAATTTCCCAGGATGGAACCCAACAT GTCAACATCTCTCAGGCAGATATGCAGGCCATAGGGAATACTATCACTATGGTAACACAAGATGGCACCACTATCACAGTCCCTGCCCATGACGCCGTCATCTCTTCTGCGGGAACACATTCTGTAGCAATGGTTACTGCAGAAGGCACTGAAGGACAGCAG GTGGCTATTGTGGCTCAAGACTTAGCAGCATTTCATAGTGCCTCATCAGAAATGGGACATCAGCAACATGGGCACCATCTAGTGACTACAGAAACTAGACCTGTTACATTGTTGGCTACATCCAATGGAACACAAATTGCAGTACAG CTTGGAGAACAACAGTCTCTGGAAGAAGCCATTAGAATAGCCTCCAGAATACAACAGGGTGAAACACCAGGGATTGATGATTAA